The genomic interval ACTGATCCGACTGATCCAACTGATCCGACTGATCCGACTGATCCGACTGATCCGACTGATCCAACGGACCCTACAGATCCAACGGACCCTACAGATCCAAATGATCCAGTGGGTCAGCCAGATGGCCAGTGCTATGGTAAAGGTTACTGGAAAAACCATAACCGCTATGCCGCGCAAGAGCACAAGCAGACTCCATGGCCTGTACACGAAGATACTCAAATTTGTTCTACAAGTTGGTATCAAATGGTGAATCAACCAGCCCATGGCGATGCTTGGAATATTCTAGGTAGCCACTATGTGACTGCGCGCTTAAACGAAGCCAACATTGGCTCGGTTCCACAAGACATTGCCGATGCATTGAATCAAGCACAAACGTTAATGGCGCAGTGTAGTGTGAGCGAGGCAGATCGAAGCTTTGCGCTTTCCTTAAAAGATCAGCTAGAGCAATTCACAGAAGAGGATAACTGTGGCGTATCGACTGATCCTGTAGAGCCTGAACAACCTACTGCATCCGTTGTGCATATTCGTAGCGTTTATGACGATCAGGGTATCGACGTTAGCAAATATGGCATCAATGATATGGCCGACCCAACTGCATTTGCCATGCACGACCGTCAAGAGCGTTTTGTACGTGTTTGGGTTCATCCAGACTTTGAAGCTAAAGCACTAAAAGGTTATGCACCGATTCAACCAGATGGTTCAGTGGTATTTGAATTGCCAGCATTTACTCGCTTCAGCTATGAAGTGACGAACCAATACGGCAAAGCATTGGATTCTGCTGTTATGCTCGGTGCAAACGATGCCTATACGCATTTCAATGAAAGCGACGTTATGACATCGGGTGATGTCGCTACCGTGACGTGTGTAGATTGCGATAGCAATGTGAACATTGGCGCTCTAAATGATAACTATGTATGGCCAAATACGCGCGCTGAAATCACCGCTAGCGATGTAGGCGACACTATGGCTCTTGCTCTGTATAAAGCACAGCCAGAGCAAGCGGCATTAAATACTCGTATTCAATATCAAGATTGGTGGACACCGCTTGCACTGCAAGGAAGTCCAGCAGTTGATCTTGGTTACGATGGCATTAGTACGGAAAAACCCGTCAGCATTGCTTGTGAGCAAGAACTGGATGCAACCTGTGTAGCAAAAGCCAACTACGAAACCCACATCAAACCATTGTGGAATAAATCTGGTCGTGATGAAGCGGGCAATGCCTGTGCTGATTGTCACGATAATCGCGGTTTTACCAAGCTGGATCTATCGGACGTTACTGCAAGCTCACAAGATGCACTATTTGGTAAACAAGCTACTTACATGTACTTAGCAAATCGCTTCAGCGAAGTATCCGATCAGCATTGTCGTCGAGTGGTACAGCCACCATTTACCATCCAACCAGAAAACGATTGCTTTAGCTGTTACGAGCAATCTTATATGAGTGAGTTAGGTGCAATCGCCAGCGCAAACTTCTTCGACTTGTTCGATGAAGATAGCAGCGATGATCACTGGGTATTTAAACCACTCACACTCGATAGCGATGCAGAACAGCGTCAGCAAGAAGTGAAAGACTTACACCAAGGTATGTTGACCGCTTCTGAAATGAAAATGATCGCAGAGTGGTTGGATCGCGGCGCTCAGTAAGCCAAGATCAATAAAAGCATTCTCCCCGCGAAAAGCGTCATTGGAAACAATGGCGCTTTTTTTGTGCCTATCAGGGTTAACAAGTCAAACACCTATGGGTAGTATGGATTTCAGTGGTAGCGTCGAATTACAGAAAGCGTCTACTACCATCACATTTACCTTGTAAATAGATCTATAGTGTCATGAGAGTTGTTAGTTGGAATTGTAACGGTGCTTTAAGGCAAAAAATTTCTGCCGTAGAAAGTTTGGAAGCAGATATTTTAGTTATTCAGGAATGTGAAGATCCAGCATTGTCCACGCCTTTATATAGACAATGGGCTGGTTCTTACTTGTGGGATGGAGAGTCTAAAAATCGAGGTATTGGCGTGTTTTCTCGAAATGGTCATAAGATTGAAAGAATAGATTGGAATAGCAGCTTTTCTGTGCCTGGCTTGAAAAGTAGTAGTAAAACTCTATTTTGGGAAACTAAAGACTTGAGACTATTTTTACCATTCATTGTTGATAATAAATATTTGTTTTTAGCTGTTTGGACCAAAGGGCGAAGTGAAGAGGTTTTTAGCTATATAGGACAGTTCTGGAAATATTTGCAGATACACCGGACAGATTT from Bermanella marisrubri carries:
- a CDS encoding endonuclease/exonuclease/phosphatase family protein; protein product: MRVVSWNCNGALRQKISAVESLEADILVIQECEDPALSTPLYRQWAGSYLWDGESKNRGIGVFSRNGHKIERIDWNSSFSVPGLKSSSKTLFWETKDLRLFLPFIVDNKYLFLAVWTKGRSEEVFSYIGQFWKYLQIHRTDLMQENTIILGDLNSNVRWDKPDRWWNHSDVISELDDMGFTSQYHRCFVEGQGLETIPTFFMHRNREKPYHIDYIFTSSDITDKCSLNIGSYEDWISKSDHVPLTLDCEF